A window from Chitinophaga filiformis encodes these proteins:
- a CDS encoding ATP-dependent DNA helicase RecQ: MANPSDILKKYWGYTQFRPLQEEIIQSVSKGTDTLALLPTGGGKSICFQVPAMLSEGLCIVVTPLIALMKDQVANLQKRNIPAVAIYAGMYYQDVERLLEEARRGKYKFLYLSPERLQSKRFLEYCDGMPVNLLAIDEAHCISQWGYDFRPAYLEIATIRTYFPGVPLLALTASATPRVQQDICEKLLMKQPAIFTKSFARHNLSYSVIEEDNKPEKLKHILQRVQGSAIVYCRNRKRTREVAEMLEQSGIAATYYHAGLTGEERAVRQELWLNNRIRVMACTNAFGMGIDKPDVRVVIHYDATDGLESYYQEAGRAGRDEKKSYAVLMYQQQELTEMVRMMALQFPEAEEIREVYQCLVNYLQVAVGSAEGVYYDFDINDFVRKFELNITTAYSALKILEQEGILQLSESVFMPSRVEFIISKQTLYDFTDMQPAYDPLLQTLLRTYEGIFDTPVPVYEKQVARLMRKPESQVIEWLQQLHQRRILKYNQRKEEPQLCFTQERVSAQHLRIDTNRIKERMKVYKERLDAMIDYIRNREVCRTQMLVRYFGEKSTADCGVCDVCIEKKKKPLEGKEAEAIAVQLLAQLQAVPMEWADVRNRLLTIKEDALLEVMQFLIAEGRAGRDALGRVHLL, encoded by the coding sequence ATGGCCAATCCATCCGACATACTCAAAAAATACTGGGGATACACGCAATTCCGTCCTTTACAGGAAGAGATCATCCAATCTGTCAGCAAGGGTACAGACACACTGGCCCTGCTACCAACAGGCGGCGGAAAATCCATCTGTTTCCAGGTGCCGGCTATGCTCAGCGAAGGCCTGTGTATAGTGGTCACACCGCTTATTGCCCTGATGAAAGACCAGGTGGCTAACCTGCAAAAGCGGAATATACCCGCAGTAGCTATCTATGCAGGTATGTATTACCAGGATGTGGAAAGACTGCTGGAGGAAGCCCGCAGGGGAAAGTACAAATTCCTCTATCTCTCTCCCGAACGCCTGCAAAGCAAGCGTTTCCTGGAATATTGTGATGGTATGCCCGTGAACCTGCTGGCCATTGATGAAGCACACTGTATCTCTCAGTGGGGATATGATTTCAGGCCGGCCTACCTTGAAATTGCTACTATCCGGACTTATTTTCCCGGGGTGCCGCTACTGGCGCTGACGGCATCGGCTACTCCCCGAGTACAGCAAGACATCTGTGAGAAGCTGTTAATGAAACAGCCGGCTATATTCACAAAAAGCTTTGCCCGTCATAATCTTTCCTATAGCGTTATTGAAGAAGACAATAAACCGGAGAAATTAAAGCACATCCTGCAGCGGGTGCAGGGCAGCGCTATTGTATACTGCCGAAACAGGAAGCGTACGCGGGAAGTGGCTGAGATGCTGGAACAAAGTGGTATTGCTGCCACCTATTACCACGCAGGCCTGACCGGCGAGGAACGTGCGGTGCGACAGGAGCTATGGCTGAATAACCGTATCAGGGTAATGGCTTGTACCAACGCATTTGGTATGGGCATAGATAAGCCCGATGTGCGCGTGGTGATCCACTACGATGCTACGGATGGACTTGAATCATATTACCAGGAAGCGGGTCGTGCAGGAAGGGATGAAAAGAAGTCTTATGCCGTCTTGATGTATCAACAACAGGAACTGACGGAAATGGTCAGGATGATGGCGCTGCAGTTCCCCGAAGCAGAGGAGATCCGCGAGGTGTACCAATGCCTGGTCAATTACCTGCAGGTGGCCGTAGGAAGCGCAGAAGGCGTTTATTATGATTTCGACATCAATGACTTTGTCCGGAAATTCGAACTGAATATTACCACTGCATATAGCGCGTTGAAGATACTGGAGCAGGAAGGTATCCTGCAGCTGAGCGAAAGTGTGTTTATGCCTTCCCGTGTAGAGTTCATCATCAGCAAACAAACGCTGTATGACTTTACAGATATGCAGCCGGCATACGACCCCCTGTTGCAGACATTGCTGCGTACCTACGAAGGCATCTTCGATACGCCTGTACCGGTGTATGAAAAGCAGGTGGCAAGACTTATGAGAAAACCGGAATCGCAGGTCATAGAATGGTTGCAGCAATTGCATCAGCGCCGGATCCTGAAGTATAACCAGCGCAAGGAAGAACCTCAGCTATGCTTCACACAGGAGCGTGTTTCCGCACAACACCTGCGTATCGATACCAACAGGATAAAAGAGCGTATGAAAGTGTACAAAGAGCGCCTGGATGCCATGATCGACTATATCCGGAACAGGGAAGTGTGTCGTACACAGATGCTGGTACGGTATTTTGGCGAGAAGAGCACAGCTGACTGCGGTGTCTGTGACGTGTGTATAGAGAAAAAGAAAAAGCCGCTGGAGGGAAAGGAAGCCGAAGCAATAGCTGTCCAACTATTGGCGCAGCTACAGGCCGTGCCAATGGAGTGGGCGGATGTACGTAACAGGTTATTGACGATAAAGGAAGACGCTTTACTGGAAGTGATGCAATTCCTGATAGCAGAGGGAAGAGCGGGCAGGGACGCACTCGGGAGAGTACATTTGTTGTAG
- a CDS encoding MBL fold metallo-hydrolase yields the protein MNLYSIDTGHFKLDGGAMFGVVPKSIWNKLNPADENNMCSWAMRSLLIEDGDRLILVDTGIGNKQDEKFFSHYYLHGDASIDTSLAKHGFHRDDITDVFLTHLHFDHCGGAIERRGEQLAPAFKNASFWSNQEHWEWATKPNDREKASFLKENIQPIQESGQLKFIPREEGIPFSNDFNIRFVFGHTDSMMLPQIRYKDKTIVYMADLLPSTGHIPIPYVMAYDMFPLTTLQEKKSFLQEAVENNYILFFEHDPFTECCSLQLTEKGIRVADTFRLADV from the coding sequence ATGAACTTATACAGCATAGATACAGGCCATTTTAAACTGGACGGAGGCGCCATGTTTGGCGTAGTGCCTAAAAGCATCTGGAACAAGCTAAACCCGGCGGATGAGAACAATATGTGCTCATGGGCCATGCGCAGCCTGCTGATAGAAGACGGCGACCGCCTCATCCTGGTAGACACCGGCATAGGCAATAAGCAGGATGAAAAGTTCTTCAGCCATTATTACCTGCATGGAGACGCCAGTATTGACACCTCCCTGGCAAAACATGGATTTCACCGTGACGATATCACCGATGTATTCCTGACACATCTGCACTTTGATCATTGTGGCGGCGCCATAGAAAGACGGGGAGAGCAACTGGCGCCCGCCTTTAAAAACGCGAGTTTCTGGAGCAACCAGGAACATTGGGAATGGGCAACCAAACCCAACGATCGGGAAAAAGCCTCTTTCCTGAAGGAAAATATCCAGCCCATCCAGGAAAGCGGGCAGTTGAAATTCATTCCAAGGGAGGAAGGTATTCCATTCAGCAATGACTTCAATATCCGCTTTGTATTCGGGCATACGGATTCGATGATGCTGCCACAGATCAGGTACAAAGACAAAACGATCGTATATATGGCCGACCTGCTGCCCAGCACCGGGCATATCCCCATTCCTTACGTAATGGCATACGATATGTTCCCACTGACAACCCTGCAGGAGAAAAAGAGCTTTTTACAGGAGGCTGTGGAGAACAACTACATCCTCTTTTTCGAGCATGACCCTTTTACAGAGTGTTGTAGCCTGCAGTTGACAGAAAAAGGCATCAGGGTGGCTGATACCTTCCGGCTGGCAGACGTATAA
- a CDS encoding Gfo/Idh/MocA family oxidoreductase: MERIIKTGICAYGMSGHIFHAPFIHVHPGFAFTAVVERSKHMAQERYPDVKVYKSVEEMLQDESLELIVVNTPNYTHYEYTKAALNAGKHVIVEKPFTVNSAEGQELTALAKSKGLLLSVYHNRRFDSDFKIVRQVIASGDLGEILEAEIHYDRYREELSYKKHKEAALPGTGGLYDLGSHLVDQALQLFGLPDAIWADIRIIRPESIVDDYFELVFFYDKLRVRLKCSYITREPIPSYQFHGRKGSFIKTKADTQETMLQQGLMPGAPGWGVEGIHEWGLLHTEKDGEVIRKYLPSPKGDYLEYFDGMHKALTQGAPVPVEPADAVNVIRVIEAAFQSSKEGKIIKL, encoded by the coding sequence ATGGAAAGAATTATCAAGACCGGTATATGTGCATATGGCATGTCAGGCCATATTTTTCACGCTCCCTTTATACATGTACATCCGGGGTTTGCATTCACGGCTGTGGTGGAAAGAAGCAAACACATGGCACAGGAAAGGTATCCGGACGTGAAAGTTTACAAAAGTGTGGAAGAGATGCTCCAGGACGAGTCCCTGGAACTGATCGTTGTCAATACGCCCAATTATACCCACTATGAATATACGAAAGCGGCATTGAATGCCGGTAAACATGTGATCGTTGAAAAGCCTTTCACCGTCAACTCCGCAGAAGGACAGGAACTAACAGCACTCGCCAAAAGCAAGGGCCTCTTGCTGAGTGTATATCACAACCGCCGCTTTGATAGTGACTTCAAGATCGTTCGACAGGTAATTGCCAGCGGCGACCTGGGAGAGATCCTGGAGGCAGAGATCCACTACGACCGTTACCGTGAGGAATTAAGTTATAAGAAACACAAAGAAGCTGCCTTACCAGGCACCGGAGGGCTGTACGACCTGGGCTCACACCTGGTGGACCAGGCACTTCAGCTATTCGGCTTACCGGATGCCATCTGGGCAGATATCCGCATCATCCGCCCGGAATCTATTGTGGATGACTATTTCGAGCTGGTATTCTTCTATGATAAATTACGTGTACGCCTGAAATGCAGTTATATCACCAGGGAGCCTATCCCCTCCTATCAGTTTCATGGCCGTAAAGGTTCTTTCATTAAAACGAAAGCCGATACACAGGAAACCATGCTGCAACAGGGCCTGATGCCAGGCGCTCCGGGATGGGGCGTGGAAGGCATCCATGAATGGGGCCTGCTGCATACTGAGAAAGACGGTGAGGTGATCAGGAAGTACCTGCCTTCTCCCAAAGGCGACTACCTGGAATATTTTGATGGCATGCACAAGGCGCTCACGCAGGGAGCCCCTGTGCCTGTAGAACCGGCAGATGCCGTAAATGTGATCCGGGTGATCGAGGCCGCTTTCCAGAGCAGTAAAGAAGGTAAGATCATCAAGTTGTAA
- a CDS encoding type 1 glutamine amidotransferase domain-containing protein → MKKKILFVVSSTHVIGPNQRRTGNLLPEVAHPYEVFKKEGYEIDVYSVKGGEAPIEMVEPEDPVNQAFLKGDGPEKFKNSGSIEEVSTDKYDAVFVPGGLAPVADLPDNPTVQKILSTMYENGKVVSAVCHGPVCLINVRLNDGSYLIKGKKVTGFSITEEFDYARGDVPFELEDALKERGADYSCITPWKAYSITDGRLVTGQNPASAQGVAQRVVTILES, encoded by the coding sequence ATGAAAAAGAAGATCTTGTTCGTTGTCTCCAGCACCCATGTAATTGGGCCTAACCAGCGTCGTACAGGCAATTTGCTGCCTGAGGTAGCCCACCCCTACGAAGTTTTTAAAAAAGAGGGATATGAGATCGACGTCTATAGCGTCAAAGGCGGCGAGGCCCCTATAGAAATGGTTGAGCCGGAAGATCCGGTCAATCAGGCTTTTCTAAAAGGTGATGGGCCGGAGAAATTTAAGAATAGCGGCAGCATTGAAGAGGTGAGCACAGATAAATACGATGCTGTCTTTGTACCCGGTGGTCTTGCGCCTGTGGCCGACCTGCCGGATAATCCGACGGTTCAGAAAATATTGTCCACCATGTATGAGAATGGCAAAGTAGTGAGCGCCGTTTGTCATGGGCCGGTGTGCCTGATCAACGTCAGATTGAACGACGGCTCTTATCTGATCAAAGGAAAAAAGGTAACCGGCTTCAGTATTACAGAGGAATTCGACTATGCAAGAGGAGACGTTCCATTCGAGCTGGAAGACGCTTTGAAGGAGCGTGGCGCCGACTATAGCTGTATCACTCCCTGGAAGGCGTACAGCATTACCGACGGGAGGCTGGTGACCGGCCAGAACCCGGCTTCCGCACAGGGGGTGGCCCAAAGGGTCGTTACTATTTTAGAATCCTGA
- a CDS encoding helicase HerA-like domain-containing protein — translation MATKEAFLEYIQNGYSFKGEHIKLGCAMLNGEVVAGADVSLPLKTLNRHGLIAGATGTGKTKTLQVIAEALSDASVPVLLMDIKGDLSGIAAAGTGNPKIEERYQKIGGSWSPSAYPTELLSLSKEKGARLRATVSEFGPVLLSKILELNDTQEGLVSMIFKYCDDQKLPLLDLKDFKKVLQFVSDEGKAEMEKDYGKISTTSAGTILRKVIGLEQQGADLFFGEASFEVDDLMRISDDGRGIISIVRVADIQDRPKLFSTFMLSLLAELYATLPEEGDLEKPKLVMFIDEAHLIFQEASTALLQQIETIIKLIRSKGVGIFFCTQNPMDVPPSVLGQLGLKVQHALRAFTANDRKAIKTTAENYPLSEYYKTDELLTQIGIGEALITCLNEKGQPTPLAATMLVAPRSRMDVLSDAEADAIVNTSKLVKKYNREIDNESAYEILSAKLEEAAEKTAKETEEKASSKGGGRQKEEKGILETVLTSSAARQAGRTAANIITRSLLGALGLGGKSSKKSSWF, via the coding sequence ATGGCAACGAAAGAAGCATTTCTGGAGTACATACAAAATGGTTATTCCTTTAAAGGTGAACATATAAAACTGGGATGTGCCATGCTCAATGGCGAAGTAGTCGCCGGAGCCGATGTATCCCTGCCCCTGAAAACACTGAACAGGCATGGCCTTATAGCCGGCGCCACCGGTACCGGTAAAACCAAGACCCTGCAGGTAATTGCAGAAGCATTGAGCGATGCCAGCGTACCTGTATTGCTGATGGACATCAAAGGAGACCTTAGCGGTATTGCTGCAGCAGGAACAGGCAATCCCAAGATCGAAGAACGTTATCAGAAAATAGGCGGCAGCTGGTCGCCCTCCGCTTATCCAACAGAGCTACTTTCCCTGAGTAAGGAAAAGGGCGCGCGCCTCCGCGCTACTGTGAGTGAATTCGGACCGGTGCTGCTCTCCAAAATACTTGAACTGAACGATACGCAGGAAGGCCTGGTATCTATGATATTTAAATACTGCGATGACCAGAAACTGCCCCTGCTGGACCTGAAAGATTTTAAGAAAGTGTTGCAGTTTGTAAGTGATGAAGGAAAGGCTGAAATGGAAAAAGATTATGGTAAGATCTCTACCACATCGGCGGGTACCATTCTCCGTAAGGTGATCGGCCTGGAACAGCAGGGCGCTGATCTCTTCTTCGGAGAAGCTTCTTTTGAAGTGGATGACCTTATGCGCATCAGCGATGATGGCAGGGGTATTATTTCCATTGTAAGGGTGGCCGATATACAGGATCGTCCGAAGTTATTCTCCACGTTCATGTTAAGCCTGCTGGCAGAACTGTATGCTACATTACCGGAAGAGGGCGATCTTGAAAAACCAAAACTGGTGATGTTCATCGACGAAGCCCACCTGATATTCCAGGAAGCCAGTACAGCCTTGCTGCAACAGATTGAGACGATCATTAAACTGATCCGTTCCAAGGGCGTGGGTATCTTCTTCTGTACACAGAACCCGATGGATGTACCTCCATCTGTACTGGGTCAGCTGGGGTTGAAAGTGCAGCATGCACTACGCGCATTTACCGCCAATGACAGGAAAGCCATCAAAACAACGGCGGAGAACTATCCCCTGTCTGAATATTATAAAACAGATGAGCTGCTCACACAGATCGGTATCGGCGAAGCGCTCATCACCTGTCTGAATGAAAAAGGTCAGCCTACACCACTGGCGGCCACCATGCTGGTAGCGCCACGCTCCCGTATGGACGTACTGTCAGATGCGGAGGCAGATGCTATTGTCAATACCTCTAAGCTGGTAAAGAAATATAACCGTGAAATAGACAACGAAAGTGCGTATGAGATACTAAGTGCCAAACTGGAGGAAGCGGCCGAAAAAACGGCTAAAGAAACGGAAGAAAAGGCATCTTCCAAAGGTGGTGGCAGACAGAAAGAAGAAAAGGGCATCCTGGAAACCGTACTTACCAGTTCTGCTGCACGGCAGGCAGGCCGTACTGCGGCAAATATCATAACCCGCAGCCTGTTGGGCGCGCTGGGCCTGGGCGGTAAAAGCAGTAAGAAAAGCAGTTGGTTCTAA
- a CDS encoding alpha/beta fold hydrolase — protein sequence MKTVHTLLLLSSMFATEVSGQSGDGEKPTIIFVHGIWADGSCFTQQIEQLQAKNYHVMSIQNGVTSLADDVAETQKAIDMVKGKVILVGHSWGGMVISQAGNDPKVVGLVYLAAYGPEKGESVLSVSANAPQTELTKYLVTSGGTVFITEEGVKKVFADDQSAQKQALLYATQTPAVHTVFDDKGGEPAWKTKPSWYIVAKNDKTIHPDLERFMAKRMNARTLEIPSAHVMMLSHPMEVLKVIEEAANYKH from the coding sequence ATGAAAACAGTACATACGCTCTTGCTTTTAAGTTCTATGTTCGCTACGGAAGTTTCAGGACAATCGGGCGATGGTGAAAAGCCAACGATCATTTTTGTACATGGCATATGGGCCGACGGCTCTTGCTTTACCCAGCAGATAGAACAACTGCAGGCAAAAAACTATCATGTAATGTCTATTCAAAATGGGGTAACCAGTCTGGCGGATGATGTGGCCGAAACGCAAAAGGCCATCGACATGGTCAAAGGTAAGGTAATACTTGTCGGTCATTCCTGGGGAGGCATGGTGATTAGCCAGGCGGGCAACGATCCGAAAGTGGTCGGCCTGGTCTACCTGGCCGCCTATGGTCCTGAGAAGGGAGAGTCAGTGTTGTCCGTATCGGCCAACGCGCCCCAGACCGAACTGACCAAGTACCTCGTAACATCGGGCGGAACCGTTTTCATTACAGAAGAAGGGGTAAAGAAGGTGTTTGCGGACGACCAGAGCGCCCAAAAGCAGGCACTGTTATATGCAACACAGACACCGGCGGTACACACCGTGTTTGACGATAAAGGTGGAGAGCCTGCATGGAAGACCAAGCCTAGCTGGTACATAGTAGCGAAGAACGATAAGACGATCCATCCGGACCTGGAGCGTTTTATGGCCAAAAGGATGAATGCAAGGACCCTCGAGATCCCTTCCGCTCATGTCATGATGCTGTCGCATCCCATGGAAGTGCTTAAAGTCATCGAAGAAGCCGCTAACTACAAGCACTGA
- a CDS encoding heavy metal translocating P-type ATPase: METISCKVRGMHCTNCAQSVSKYLENKGMQDVNVSFATEELSFTLPAGITSANDVLNGINQMGYQIILPNQPQPGNLFLNTLTFKFFFCAVFTAPLLLHMWVNWAWLHDTYVQLALATPVYLMGMWHFGRSAWRSLVNRLANMDVLITLGATAAYGYSLTGTLLQLGSDYMFYETAAAIITLVFLGNLLEERSVKQTTTAIADLARMQVTTARRIEEHGDHEHIHVVDNQTLKPGDKVLVNTGDKIPMDGTIYWGSGHINESMITGESAPVAKSEKHKVIGGTILEDGSIKMFVTATGKDTVLSYIIELVKQAQSAKPNMQKLADRISGIFVPLVLGIAIATFLGWAIFGNVSTGEAIMKSIAVLVIACPCAMGLATPAAVMVGLGRAANNGILIKGANTLEAFKDIRYVVLDKTGTLTTGKLQVGNYHFEGMTEQEFKKMVYSLEKYSSHPIARSLSGLWKGEGETPLQQVREIKGRGMQAKDVAGNEWQLGSFMMAEKVTSDDSHNIYLLKNGQLAGWIDLTDEIRPDAALMVKQLQQRGIKPVLLSGDTERKCRELANQTGITEVFAGQTPEQKLQKIDALMKEAAVAMVGDGINDAPALARASIGISLSDATHVAMQSANVILLNNRLSSLPLALGLGRHTYLTIKQNLFWAFIYNIIAIPFAAFGVLSPISGAGVMALSDIVLAVNSVRLRYKKVI, from the coding sequence ATGGAAACGATCAGTTGTAAAGTAAGAGGTATGCATTGCACCAATTGCGCGCAATCGGTGTCAAAATACCTTGAAAATAAAGGGATGCAGGACGTGAACGTGAGCTTTGCCACAGAAGAGTTGAGCTTTACCCTGCCCGCAGGGATCACCTCTGCCAATGATGTGCTGAATGGCATAAACCAGATGGGCTACCAGATTATATTGCCGAACCAACCTCAGCCCGGGAATTTATTCCTCAATACCCTGACCTTTAAATTCTTCTTCTGCGCTGTTTTTACTGCTCCCTTACTGCTGCATATGTGGGTAAACTGGGCCTGGCTCCACGATACCTATGTACAGTTAGCCCTGGCTACTCCGGTATACCTGATGGGTATGTGGCATTTCGGTCGCAGCGCCTGGCGGTCGCTGGTGAACAGGCTGGCCAATATGGACGTACTGATCACACTGGGCGCCACAGCTGCTTACGGGTACAGCCTCACAGGCACCCTGCTGCAACTGGGCAGCGATTATATGTTCTACGAAACGGCAGCAGCCATCATTACCCTGGTATTCCTGGGCAACCTGCTGGAAGAACGTTCCGTAAAGCAAACCACCACCGCCATTGCCGACCTGGCAAGGATGCAGGTGACCACCGCAAGACGGATCGAGGAGCATGGCGATCATGAACATATTCATGTGGTAGACAACCAGACCCTTAAACCGGGAGATAAGGTACTCGTAAATACCGGCGACAAGATCCCGATGGATGGTACTATCTATTGGGGCAGCGGTCATATCAATGAATCGATGATAACCGGTGAAAGTGCTCCCGTAGCCAAAAGCGAAAAGCATAAGGTTATCGGCGGTACCATACTGGAAGATGGCAGTATCAAGATGTTCGTTACGGCCACCGGGAAGGACACAGTATTGTCTTATATCATAGAACTGGTAAAACAGGCGCAGAGTGCCAAGCCCAATATGCAAAAGCTGGCCGACAGGATCAGCGGCATTTTCGTGCCCCTGGTGCTGGGCATTGCTATTGCTACCTTCCTCGGTTGGGCCATTTTCGGGAATGTGAGCACCGGCGAAGCTATTATGAAAAGCATTGCAGTGCTGGTTATTGCATGCCCCTGTGCCATGGGATTGGCTACACCTGCCGCTGTAATGGTAGGGCTGGGGCGCGCTGCCAATAACGGGATACTCATCAAAGGAGCTAATACGCTGGAGGCATTCAAGGATATCAGGTATGTGGTGCTGGATAAAACCGGTACACTTACCACGGGTAAATTGCAGGTAGGGAACTATCACTTTGAAGGAATGACAGAACAGGAATTCAAAAAGATGGTCTATAGCCTGGAAAAATATTCTTCTCATCCCATTGCCCGCTCCCTTTCCGGTTTGTGGAAAGGGGAGGGCGAGACACCCTTACAACAGGTGAGGGAAATAAAAGGCCGGGGCATGCAGGCGAAAGACGTTGCAGGCAATGAGTGGCAGCTCGGCTCTTTTATGATGGCGGAAAAGGTTACCTCAGATGACAGTCATAACATCTATCTTCTGAAGAACGGGCAACTGGCAGGCTGGATCGATCTTACTGATGAGATCAGGCCCGATGCAGCGCTGATGGTGAAGCAACTGCAGCAAAGGGGCATTAAGCCTGTATTGCTGAGTGGAGACACTGAGCGTAAATGCCGGGAACTGGCCAACCAGACAGGTATAACGGAAGTGTTCGCGGGACAGACACCTGAACAGAAACTACAGAAAATAGACGCGCTCATGAAAGAGGCTGCAGTAGCGATGGTGGGAGATGGCATTAACGATGCGCCGGCCCTGGCCAGGGCCAGCATTGGCATCTCACTGAGTGATGCTACGCATGTGGCCATGCAAAGCGCCAATGTTATACTGCTGAACAACCGTCTTTCCTCACTGCCACTGGCACTCGGGCTGGGGCGTCATACCTATCTTACCATCAAACAGAATCTTTTCTGGGCCTTCATTTATAATATCATTGCTATTCCTTTTGCGGCTTTCGGCGTTTTAAGCCCGATATCCGGAGCTGGTGTGATGGCGCTTTCAGATATTGTACTGGCAGTGAATTCTGTAAGACTGCGCTATAAGAAGGTGATCTGA
- a CDS encoding co-chaperone GroES family protein produces MKKLIVVGDRVLIKPTTPNERTESGLYLPPGMQEKEKVQQGYVIKTGPGYALPLPSEDDEAWKPEEEKVKYIPLQAKEGDLAIFLISGSTEVVYQGEKYFIVPQGAILMLEREEEL; encoded by the coding sequence TTGAAGAAGCTAATAGTTGTAGGAGACCGGGTGCTGATTAAACCAACCACCCCTAACGAGCGCACAGAAAGCGGCTTATATCTTCCGCCCGGCATGCAGGAAAAGGAGAAGGTGCAACAGGGATATGTGATCAAAACCGGGCCTGGTTATGCATTGCCATTGCCAAGCGAAGACGATGAGGCATGGAAACCGGAAGAAGAAAAGGTAAAATATATCCCCCTCCAGGCAAAAGAGGGAGATCTGGCCATCTTTCTGATCAGCGGCTCCACAGAAGTGGTGTACCAGGGCGAGAAATATTTCATCGTTCCGCAGGGCGCCATACTGATGCTTGAGAGAGAAGAAGAACTATAA
- a CDS encoding putative quinol monooxygenase: protein MATSPVYVFARWKVKEGKMQELLQLLTSLRMQTQAEEGNLFYTVCQDNSDANTLLLSEGYTSATAQQAHVSSDRYKKLAAGGIIPLLNEREVFLTTPIIK from the coding sequence ATGGCAACGTCACCTGTTTACGTATTTGCGCGTTGGAAAGTCAAAGAAGGCAAAATGCAGGAGCTGCTACAGCTGCTGACATCGCTCCGGATGCAAACACAGGCTGAAGAAGGCAACCTCTTTTACACCGTGTGTCAGGACAATTCTGATGCCAACACATTGCTGCTGTCTGAAGGTTACACAAGTGCCACAGCGCAGCAGGCGCATGTAAGTTCGGATCGTTATAAAAAATTAGCAGCCGGCGGGATCATTCCCCTGCTCAATGAACGCGAAGTGTTTTTAACAACTCCAATTATAAAATAA